From a single Lewinella sp. LCG006 genomic region:
- the scpB gene encoding SMC-Scp complex subunit ScpB, whose product MDHLVQHIESLIFTTDHSISLEEIDSVLEEAFGLNFPDEQIIEAIEELKERYASPRYAFEIVEIGGGYQFLTKGAYHNTVGVFLRQTTHKRLSRSALETLSIVAYRQPVTKSELEAIRGVSCDYAMQKLLEKELVIIVGRSDGPGKPLLYATSGKFMDYFGLKSMDDLPKPKEFSSPENAIGEHAPIEEDIENYRGRAATEMGEEE is encoded by the coding sequence TTGGATCATCTTGTACAACATATAGAAAGCCTCATTTTTACCACTGATCACTCGATCAGCCTGGAAGAGATTGACAGCGTGCTGGAAGAGGCCTTCGGGCTCAACTTCCCCGATGAGCAGATTATTGAAGCTATTGAAGAATTGAAGGAACGCTACGCTTCTCCTCGCTACGCTTTCGAGATTGTTGAAATTGGTGGTGGCTACCAATTTCTTACCAAAGGAGCTTATCACAATACGGTGGGGGTCTTTTTGCGGCAAACCACCCACAAGCGACTGTCGAGGTCGGCGCTGGAAACACTTTCGATTGTGGCTTACCGCCAACCGGTGACAAAATCTGAGCTGGAAGCCATCCGTGGAGTGAGTTGCGACTACGCCATGCAGAAACTATTGGAGAAGGAGCTTGTTATTATTGTAGGGCGTAGCGACGGGCCGGGTAAACCCCTGCTCTACGCAACCAGCGGCAAGTTTATGGATTATTTTGGTCTCAAAAGCATGGATGACCTGCCCAAGCCCAAAGAATTTAGTAGCCCTGAAAATGCTATCGGTGAACACGCTCCGATCGAAGAAGATATCGAAAATTATCGGGGCAGAGCCGCTACTGAAATGGGAGAAGAAGAGTAA
- a CDS encoding DUF2480 family protein has translation MEQPLVNRVANSGLITIKLEEFFPSQELAIFDLKDYLFMEMILKEKDFREALKDHNWEQYQGKILLVYCSADAIIPVWAYMLVATYAAPFAHDVFQGTADDFYRTYFLRQLDQLDTEQYRDQRLVIKGCSDHPVPPAAYLEITRKLQPLAKSIMYGEPCSTVPVYKQPRK, from the coding sequence ATGGAACAACCCCTCGTCAACCGGGTCGCAAATAGTGGATTGATTACCATTAAGTTGGAAGAGTTTTTTCCTTCACAGGAACTGGCAATCTTTGACCTGAAGGATTATCTCTTCATGGAAATGATCCTCAAAGAAAAAGATTTTCGTGAAGCTCTCAAAGACCATAATTGGGAGCAATACCAAGGCAAGATATTACTGGTCTATTGCTCAGCGGATGCCATCATTCCGGTTTGGGCTTATATGCTGGTAGCGACTTATGCAGCACCCTTCGCACATGATGTTTTTCAGGGCACTGCCGATGATTTTTACCGGACTTATTTCCTGCGTCAATTGGACCAACTAGATACCGAGCAGTACCGCGATCAGCGCCTGGTCATCAAAGGTTGTAGCGATCACCCTGTCCCTCCTGCTGCTTACTTAGAGATTACCCGCAAACTTCAGCCACTGGCCAAAAGCATTATGTACGGAGAGCCGTGCAGTACCGTGCCCGTGTATAAACAGCCACGGAAGTAG
- a CDS encoding OsmC family protein encodes MPQKTHHYSLHLNWTGNKGQGTSSYDVYARDHELSAEGKQVVLPGSSDPAFRGDPTRYNPEELLLASLSSCHMLWFLHLCSTHGIVVVAYEDTPVGTMLETKTGNGHFTEVVLRPRVKVATGATLEKIPELHHQANKYCFIANSVNFPVRHEGEVEFVTD; translated from the coding sequence ATGCCACAAAAAACACACCACTACTCCCTCCACCTCAACTGGACGGGCAACAAAGGCCAGGGCACCTCTTCTTACGATGTCTATGCGCGAGATCACGAATTGAGTGCTGAAGGAAAGCAAGTCGTCCTTCCGGGCTCGTCCGATCCGGCATTTCGTGGCGACCCTACCCGCTACAATCCTGAAGAATTGCTGTTGGCTTCTCTTTCTAGTTGCCACATGCTTTGGTTTTTACACCTTTGCAGTACCCATGGAATAGTGGTCGTTGCTTATGAAGATACGCCGGTGGGAACCATGCTGGAAACCAAGACAGGGAATGGTCATTTCACGGAAGTTGTCTTACGCCCTCGTGTAAAAGTAGCGACGGGAGCCACCTTGGAAAAAATCCCTGAACTGCATCACCAGGCCAACAAGTATTGCTTTATTGCTAATTCTGTTAATTTTCCGGTACGCCACGAGGGCGAAGTAGAATTTGTTACCGACTGA
- a CDS encoding transglycosylase SLT domain-containing protein, protein MSKQKLWSINLILLALTSIFILVASQMSSTEKKDYDWEPTDNVPQIVKSMDLNKAFSFCGEALPMDNFDVRERLDRELTVNTYWHSSTILSIKSTMRFFPIMDKILEEEGVPTDLKYIAVAESALRNAVSPAGAKGIWQFMKGTGTDYGLEINDEVDERYHLEKSTHAAAKYLKSLRERFGSWANAAAAYNMGGGNMNKHLREQASDNYFDLNLNEETSRYYFRLVAIKEIMENPREFGFYVDREDYYPALDDYRTKEVSDSIESWGAFAKEHGTSYRMLKLYNPWLIDSKLTNRSGKTYEIRIPK, encoded by the coding sequence ATGAGCAAGCAAAAACTTTGGAGTATTAATCTGATCCTTCTGGCGCTGACCAGTATTTTTATCTTGGTAGCTTCCCAGATGTCTTCGACGGAAAAGAAAGATTACGACTGGGAGCCTACCGATAATGTTCCCCAGATCGTCAAAAGCATGGACCTGAATAAGGCTTTCAGCTTCTGTGGGGAAGCACTACCAATGGATAATTTTGACGTTCGAGAAAGACTTGATCGAGAGCTTACCGTGAATACCTATTGGCATTCCAGCACCATTTTATCGATAAAGTCAACGATGCGTTTTTTTCCTATCATGGACAAAATTTTAGAAGAAGAAGGGGTACCTACTGATTTGAAATATATAGCAGTGGCAGAAAGTGCTTTGCGCAATGCTGTTTCACCCGCCGGTGCTAAGGGGATCTGGCAATTCATGAAAGGTACGGGTACTGATTATGGTCTGGAAATCAATGATGAAGTAGATGAACGCTACCATCTGGAGAAATCTACCCATGCCGCTGCTAAATACCTGAAATCTCTCCGGGAACGCTTTGGTAGCTGGGCCAATGCCGCTGCAGCCTACAATATGGGCGGCGGCAACATGAACAAGCACCTCCGGGAGCAAGCATCCGATAACTACTTCGACCTCAACCTCAATGAAGAAACCTCCCGGTATTACTTCCGTCTGGTAGCCATCAAAGAAATCATGGAAAACCCACGAGAATTTGGTTTTTATGTCGATCGCGAAGATTATTACCCCGCCTTGGACGATTACCGCACCAAAGAAGTAAGCGATTCCATTGAAAGCTGGGGGGCTTTCGCCAAAGAACACGGCACCAGCTACCGTATGCTCAAATTATACAACCCCTGGCTGATCGACAGCAAATTGACCAACCGCAGTGGGAAGACTTATGAAATACGGATTCCGAAATAA